A single genomic interval of Microbacterium sp. zg-Y1090 harbors:
- a CDS encoding DedA family protein, with protein sequence MDLLNDLILQAAASPWLYLVMLLAAVLDGVFPPVPSETVLVAAAAVAAAAGGPHLALLCAAAATGAVVGDNLAFALGRTVGTSRWAWMRHPRVAAAFTRAATSLDRRGAMLIIGARYIPVGRVAVNMSAGAVGYPWGRFLPLSIVAAVTWTLFSAAIGLLAGHWATDQPLLSAAIGIAIALTIGLVIDRVAARRRRHRPTPLAVLEVDGVK encoded by the coding sequence GTGGACCTTCTCAACGACCTCATCCTGCAGGCGGCGGCATCCCCGTGGCTGTACCTCGTGATGCTCCTCGCGGCCGTGCTCGACGGGGTGTTCCCGCCGGTCCCGAGCGAGACGGTGCTGGTCGCGGCGGCGGCCGTCGCGGCAGCCGCAGGCGGACCCCACCTCGCGCTGCTGTGCGCGGCCGCGGCGACGGGCGCCGTCGTCGGCGACAACCTCGCGTTCGCGCTCGGACGCACCGTCGGCACCTCCCGGTGGGCGTGGATGCGGCACCCTCGGGTCGCGGCGGCCTTCACGCGGGCCGCGACGTCGCTGGATCGTCGTGGAGCGATGCTCATCATCGGCGCCCGTTACATCCCTGTGGGACGCGTCGCCGTGAACATGTCGGCGGGCGCCGTCGGGTATCCCTGGGGCCGCTTCCTTCCTCTCAGCATCGTGGCCGCCGTCACCTGGACGCTGTTCAGCGCGGCGATCGGGCTGCTCGCCGGTCATTGGGCGACAGACCAGCCGCTGCTCAGCGCCGCCATCGGCATCGCGATCGCGCTGACGATCGGTCTCGTGATCGACCGCGTCGCTGCCCGTCGCCGGCGTCACCGTCCCACCCCGTTGGCGGTTCTGGAGGTCGATGGAGTAAAGTAA
- a CDS encoding FecCD family ABC transporter permease, with translation MSAAPTVAPPPDAAPLRRPAAVRVAWIGGTAVLLALLCVASVAFGVREVTLQEIIAALGGSTNGISEAAVVARIPRTVLAMLVGAALAMSGTTMQAVTRNPLADPGILGVSAGASLAVVIGIAFFELNAPYSLMGVAIAGAAAAAVFVYAVGSLGRGGATPLKLALAGAAISAAFTSLVSAVLLPRVDVMESFRFWQIGGVGGATWDRIGAVAPVLAIGALVCFATTRGMNSLALGDDLATGLGENVGRTRLVSSAGAIVLCGAATAVAGPIGFVGLVVPHLCRLLVGTDHRWLLPFTAVAGAALLVAADVVGRVIAPGSEIEVGIITAFIGAPVFIWIVRRQRVREL, from the coding sequence GTGAGCGCCGCCCCCACCGTCGCACCGCCGCCGGACGCCGCCCCGCTGCGGCGCCCGGCGGCGGTGCGCGTGGCGTGGATCGGCGGCACCGCCGTGCTGCTGGCGCTGCTGTGCGTGGCGTCGGTGGCGTTCGGGGTGCGCGAAGTCACCCTCCAGGAGATCATCGCCGCCCTGGGCGGATCGACGAACGGGATCTCCGAGGCGGCGGTGGTGGCGCGCATCCCGCGCACGGTGCTGGCGATGCTCGTCGGGGCCGCGCTGGCCATGTCCGGCACCACGATGCAGGCCGTCACCCGCAACCCGCTGGCCGATCCCGGGATCCTGGGTGTCTCGGCCGGCGCCTCACTGGCCGTCGTGATCGGCATCGCCTTCTTCGAGCTGAACGCCCCCTACAGCCTGATGGGCGTCGCCATCGCCGGCGCCGCGGCCGCGGCCGTGTTCGTCTACGCGGTCGGCTCCCTCGGACGCGGCGGGGCGACGCCGCTGAAGCTGGCACTGGCCGGTGCGGCGATCTCCGCCGCCTTCACCTCGCTCGTCAGCGCCGTGCTGCTGCCGCGGGTGGACGTCATGGAGAGCTTCCGCTTCTGGCAGATCGGCGGCGTCGGCGGGGCGACCTGGGACCGCATCGGCGCCGTCGCGCCGGTGCTGGCGATCGGCGCCCTCGTCTGCTTCGCCACCACCCGCGGCATGAACTCCCTCGCCCTCGGCGACGACCTCGCCACCGGGCTCGGCGAGAACGTGGGCCGCACCCGGCTGGTGTCCTCCGCCGGCGCGATCGTGCTGTGCGGCGCGGCCACAGCGGTGGCCGGCCCCATCGGATTCGTGGGGCTGGTCGTCCCGCACCTCTGCCGACTGCTCGTCGGCACCGATCATCGCTGGCTGCTGCCCTTCACCGCCGTCGCCGGTGCTGCGCTTCTGGTCGCCGCCGACGTCGTCGGTCGCGTCATCGCACCGGGCAGCGAGATCGAGGTCGGCATCATCACCGCGTTCATCGGTGCGCCGGTGTTCATCTGGATCGTCCGCCGGCAGAGGGTTCGCGAGCTGTGA
- a CDS encoding MalY/PatB family protein — MTPTPLQAPPLEQLRQRSSTKWRTYPDDVLPLFVAELDFDLAPAITQVLQRAVLAGDTGYTPPDPGIRDAFAGYARRRWNWDVAPERVRSTGDVMMGVVEVLRRVITPGGGVVITPPVYPPFGDCIEEAGGVVIRVPLSDTGAAWRLDLEGLERAFAAGASAMLLCNPHNPTGTVHARDDLAALADMAERYGVTVISDEIHAPLTQPGVTFTPYLDASPAAARHGFAVTSASKTYNLAGLKCAVMVAGSDDTAAVLAGLPAEVEWRTGLFGALANVAAFSPQSDDWLASLLAALDDNRRLLADLLAEQLPAARYRVPEAGFLAWVDLTGLGWGDNPAATILREAKVALHSGPAFGAEGAGHVRINFGCAPEVLREAIGRIGALARA, encoded by the coding sequence GTGACCCCCACCCCCCTCCAGGCCCCGCCGCTGGAGCAGCTGCGGCAACGCAGCAGCACGAAGTGGCGCACCTATCCCGATGACGTGCTGCCGCTGTTCGTGGCGGAGCTGGACTTCGACCTGGCGCCGGCGATCACCCAGGTGCTGCAGCGCGCCGTGCTGGCGGGGGACACCGGCTACACGCCGCCCGACCCCGGCATCCGCGACGCCTTCGCCGGGTACGCCCGGCGGCGGTGGAACTGGGATGTGGCGCCGGAGCGCGTGCGTTCGACGGGGGACGTCATGATGGGCGTGGTCGAGGTGCTGCGCCGCGTCATCACCCCCGGCGGTGGTGTCGTGATCACGCCGCCGGTGTACCCGCCGTTCGGCGACTGCATCGAAGAGGCCGGCGGCGTCGTCATCCGGGTGCCGCTGAGCGACACCGGCGCCGCCTGGCGGCTCGACCTCGAAGGGCTGGAGCGGGCGTTCGCCGCCGGAGCGTCCGCGATGCTGCTGTGCAACCCGCACAACCCCACCGGCACCGTGCACGCGCGCGACGACCTCGCGGCGCTGGCCGATATGGCCGAGCGCTACGGGGTCACCGTCATCAGCGACGAGATCCACGCCCCGCTCACCCAGCCCGGGGTGACGTTCACCCCCTACCTCGACGCATCGCCGGCGGCCGCCCGGCACGGCTTCGCCGTCACCAGCGCCAGCAAGACCTACAACCTCGCAGGGTTGAAGTGCGCCGTGATGGTCGCGGGCTCCGATGACACCGCCGCCGTGCTGGCGGGGCTGCCCGCCGAGGTGGAATGGCGCACCGGGCTCTTCGGCGCGCTGGCGAACGTCGCGGCCTTCTCCCCGCAGAGCGACGACTGGCTCGCCTCGCTGCTGGCGGCCCTCGACGACAACCGGCGACTCCTGGCAGACCTGCTCGCCGAGCAGCTCCCGGCCGCGCGCTACCGGGTGCCGGAGGCCGGGTTCCTGGCGTGGGTGGATCTGACCGGTCTGGGCTGGGGGGACAACCCCGCGGCGACCATCCTGCGCGAGGCGAAGGTGGCCCTGCACTCCGGCCCCGCGTTCGGCGCGGAAGGCGCGGGCCACGTGCGCATCAACTTCGGCTGCGCACCGGAGGTGCTGCGCGAGGCGATCGGGCGCATCGGCGCCCTCGCGCGCGCATGA
- a CDS encoding metal-sulfur cluster assembly factor: MTATLTTEKYEEVIEALKDVMDPELGINVVDLGLIYDLAWDDENDALVIHMTLTSAGCPLTDVLEEQTAQALDQVVERFRINWVWMPPWGPERITDDGRDMMRALGFAI, translated from the coding sequence ATGACCGCGACGCTCACCACCGAGAAGTACGAAGAGGTGATCGAGGCGCTCAAGGACGTGATGGACCCCGAGCTCGGGATCAACGTCGTCGACCTCGGCCTCATCTACGACCTCGCGTGGGATGACGAGAACGACGCCCTCGTCATCCACATGACGCTCACCTCCGCCGGCTGCCCGCTCACCGACGTGCTGGAGGAGCAGACGGCTCAGGCCCTCGACCAGGTCGTCGAGCGCTTCCGCATCAACTGGGTGTGGATGCCGCCGTGGGGCCCCGAGCGCATCACCGATGACGGGCGCGACATGATGCGCGCCCTCGGCTTCGCCATCTGA
- a CDS encoding siderophore-interacting protein, translated as MAPPETSRFFRARVKAIADLTPSFRRFTFGGDDLADFGDPGFDQRIKIVFPAAEAGLDAMPTDEQWYLRWRDLPENARPPFRTYTTRAVRNEVAEVDVDMVAHDVLGPASDWIARAAVGDEVMIYAPTRAHTGVSYGIDFVPPARTDHLLLAGDETAAPAIATILEQLPAEARGVVVVELPCAADAAYLPRHPGFEYRVAGRDDGPRSTHLLTEATDAATHLVPAGRGGEVEEVDIDHGILWEVPRTAKGGAALKSAPLYAWLAGESGAIKTLRRRLVAEHGVDRRAVAFMGYWRLGRAEN; from the coding sequence ATGGCACCCCCTGAGACGTCCCGCTTCTTCCGCGCCCGCGTGAAGGCGATCGCCGACCTCACGCCGAGCTTCCGGCGGTTCACCTTCGGCGGCGACGACCTCGCCGACTTCGGCGACCCCGGCTTCGACCAGCGCATCAAGATCGTCTTCCCCGCCGCCGAGGCGGGGCTGGACGCCATGCCCACCGACGAACAGTGGTACCTGCGCTGGCGCGACCTCCCCGAGAACGCCCGACCGCCCTTTCGCACGTACACCACGCGCGCGGTGCGCAACGAGGTGGCCGAGGTCGACGTCGACATGGTCGCCCACGACGTGCTCGGTCCCGCGTCGGACTGGATCGCCCGCGCCGCCGTCGGCGACGAGGTGATGATCTACGCCCCCACGCGGGCCCACACCGGCGTGAGCTACGGCATCGACTTCGTGCCACCGGCCCGCACCGACCATCTGCTGCTGGCCGGTGATGAGACCGCGGCCCCCGCGATCGCGACGATCCTCGAGCAGCTTCCCGCCGAGGCGCGCGGCGTCGTGGTGGTCGAGCTGCCCTGCGCAGCGGATGCCGCCTACCTGCCTCGCCACCCCGGCTTCGAGTACCGCGTGGCGGGCCGGGACGACGGGCCACGCAGCACGCACCTGCTGACCGAGGCCACCGACGCGGCGACGCATCTCGTTCCGGCCGGGCGCGGTGGCGAGGTCGAGGAGGTCGACATCGACCACGGCATCCTGTGGGAGGTGCCCCGCACCGCGAAGGGCGGCGCCGCCCTCAAGAGCGCACCGTTGTACGCGTGGCTCGCCGGCGAGTCGGGGGCCATCAAGACGCTGCGCCGACGCCTCGTCGCCGAGCACGGCGTGGACCGCCGGGCGGTGGCGTTCATGGGCTACTGGCGGCTCGGGCGAGCCGAGAACTGA
- a CDS encoding ABC-F family ATP-binding cassette domain-containing protein, with product MLAVHDLEIRVGARVLMSDVSFRVSDGDKVGLVGRNGAGKTTLTKVLAGDLLPADGRVERSGELGYLPQDPRSGDPEMLARTRILDARGLGSLAIGMHEASLAMGSDDADAAAKAMKRYGNLTERFEALGGYTAEAEAATIAHNLSLPDRILDQPLSTLSGGQRRRIELARILFSDAETMILDEPTNHLDADSVVWLREFLKNYKGGLIVISHDVELVGETVNRVFYLDANRQVIDVYNMNWKNYLRQRVADEERRKKERANVEKKATVLQQQAARFGAKASKAAAAHQMVARAEKMLAGLDDVRQEDRVAKLRFPKPAPCGKTPLMASGLSKSYGSLEIFTDVDLAIDRGSKVVVLGLNGAGKTTLLRILAGVDKPDTGQLEPGHGLKIGYYAQEHENLDVTRSVLENMMSAAPDITATEARKVLGSFLFTGDDVLKPAAVLSGGEKTRLSLATLVVSSANMLLLDEPTNNLDPASRLEILDALSHYEGAVVLVSHDEGAVHALNPERVLILPDGVEDIWGRDYADLITLA from the coding sequence GTGCTCGCCGTGCACGACCTCGAGATCCGCGTAGGCGCCCGCGTGCTGATGTCCGATGTCTCCTTCCGCGTCTCCGACGGCGACAAGGTCGGCCTCGTCGGTCGCAACGGCGCGGGCAAGACGACGCTCACCAAGGTGCTCGCCGGCGACCTGCTTCCCGCCGATGGCCGCGTGGAGCGCTCCGGCGAACTCGGCTACCTGCCGCAGGACCCCCGCTCGGGCGACCCCGAGATGCTCGCCCGCACCCGCATCCTCGACGCGCGCGGACTGGGTTCCCTGGCGATCGGCATGCATGAGGCTTCGCTTGCGATGGGTTCGGATGACGCGGATGCCGCGGCCAAGGCCATGAAGCGGTACGGCAACCTCACCGAGCGGTTCGAAGCACTGGGGGGGTACACGGCCGAAGCCGAGGCCGCGACGATCGCGCACAACCTCTCACTGCCCGACCGCATCCTCGACCAGCCGCTGTCGACCCTCTCGGGAGGACAGCGCCGCCGCATCGAGCTGGCCCGCATCCTGTTCTCGGACGCCGAGACCATGATCCTCGACGAGCCCACCAACCACCTCGACGCCGACAGCGTCGTGTGGCTGCGCGAGTTCCTCAAGAACTACAAGGGCGGACTCATCGTCATCTCGCACGATGTGGAGCTCGTCGGCGAGACGGTGAACCGGGTGTTCTACCTCGACGCGAACCGTCAGGTCATCGACGTCTACAACATGAACTGGAAGAACTACCTGCGCCAGCGGGTGGCCGACGAGGAGCGCCGCAAGAAGGAACGCGCGAACGTCGAGAAGAAGGCCACCGTCCTGCAGCAGCAGGCCGCCCGGTTCGGTGCCAAGGCGTCGAAGGCCGCCGCCGCGCACCAGATGGTCGCCCGTGCCGAGAAGATGCTCGCCGGGCTGGACGACGTGCGCCAGGAGGACCGCGTGGCGAAGCTGCGCTTCCCCAAGCCCGCGCCCTGTGGCAAGACGCCGCTCATGGCATCCGGGCTTTCGAAGTCCTACGGCTCGCTGGAGATCTTCACCGACGTCGACCTCGCCATCGACCGCGGGTCGAAGGTGGTCGTGCTCGGCCTCAACGGCGCCGGGAAGACGACGCTGCTGCGCATCCTCGCCGGCGTCGACAAGCCCGACACCGGGCAGCTCGAGCCCGGCCACGGTCTGAAGATCGGCTATTACGCGCAGGAGCACGAGAACCTCGACGTCACGAGGTCGGTGCTGGAGAACATGATGTCCGCGGCCCCCGACATCACCGCGACCGAGGCGCGCAAGGTGCTGGGCTCGTTCCTGTTCACCGGCGACGACGTGCTCAAGCCCGCGGCTGTGCTGTCCGGCGGCGAGAAGACGCGACTGTCGCTCGCGACGCTGGTCGTCTCGAGCGCCAACATGCTGCTGCTGGACGAGCCGACCAACAACCTCGATCCCGCCTCGCGCCTGGAGATCCTCGACGCCCTGTCGCACTACGAGGGCGCCGTCGTGCTCGTCTCGCACGACGAGGGCGCCGTGCACGCGCTCAACCCGGAGCGGGTGCTCATCCTCCCGGACGGCGTCGAGGACATCTGGGGTCGGGACTACGCCGACCTGATCACGCTGGCCTGA
- a CDS encoding ABC transporter ATP-binding protein — MTTAHTLRAEALTLSYGDRPVVAGLDLEVPPGRITVIVGANGCGKSTLLRALARLLTPTAGQVLLDGAALRSLPTKEIARTLGLLPQSPTAPEGIAVADLVGRGRHPHQRMLARWSENDYAVVAQALADTGTAELADRPVDELSGGQRQRVWIAMALAQETDILLLDEPTTFLDVSHQIEVLDLLTDLNRARGTTIVMVLHDINLAARYADHVFAVRGGRVVASGAPAEVITADLIRDVFDLDALVVPDPVSGSPLVLPRGRHHVQSPPAPPLPPTSSGAPDGTP, encoded by the coding sequence GTGACCACCGCCCACACGCTGCGCGCCGAGGCGCTCACTCTTTCGTACGGCGATCGGCCGGTCGTCGCGGGCCTCGACCTCGAGGTCCCGCCTGGCCGCATCACCGTCATCGTCGGCGCCAACGGCTGCGGCAAGTCGACCCTGCTGCGCGCCCTCGCCCGGCTCCTCACCCCGACCGCGGGTCAGGTGCTGCTGGACGGCGCTGCGCTGCGGTCGCTGCCCACGAAGGAGATCGCGCGCACCCTGGGCCTGCTGCCGCAGAGTCCCACCGCGCCCGAAGGCATCGCCGTGGCCGACCTCGTCGGCCGCGGGCGCCACCCGCACCAGCGGATGCTGGCGCGGTGGAGTGAGAACGACTACGCCGTCGTCGCGCAGGCGCTGGCCGACACGGGCACCGCGGAGCTCGCCGACCGCCCGGTCGATGAGCTGTCCGGTGGGCAGCGCCAGCGGGTGTGGATCGCGATGGCACTGGCGCAGGAGACCGACATCCTGCTGCTGGACGAGCCGACGACCTTCCTCGACGTGTCGCATCAGATCGAGGTGCTCGACCTGCTCACCGACCTCAACCGCGCCCGCGGCACGACCATCGTGATGGTGCTGCACGACATCAACCTCGCCGCGCGCTACGCCGACCACGTCTTCGCCGTGCGCGGCGGTCGCGTCGTCGCCAGCGGCGCCCCTGCCGAGGTCATCACCGCCGACCTCATCCGCGACGTGTTCGACCTCGACGCCCTCGTCGTGCCCGATCCCGTGTCCGGTTCCCCGCTGGTGCTCCCCCGCGGCCGTCACCATGTGCAGTCCCCGCCCGCACCGCCCCTCCCCCCGACCTCGTCCGGAGCACCCGATGGCACCCCCTGA
- a CDS encoding iron-siderophore ABC transporter substrate-binding protein, with protein sequence MPRIRLALAALAVSAVALSGCAAGASTPGSQPPAETTADGAFPVTVQHALGETVIPEQPERVATVAWANHEVPLALGIVPVGMSKATWGDDDGDGVLPWVEERLEELDAETPVLFDETDGIDFEAVADTQPDVILAAYSGLSEEDYETLSKIAPVVAYPDVKWATSYQDMIRLNSAALGLADEGDQLIDDLQAQVDTALADHPALAEASVLFSYLDPSNLSSIGFYTSHDTRPGFLEELGLPAPAIVAEESAGTDGFYVTVSSEQADRFADVDVFVTYGDPEGTIVQDLQADPLLSQIPAIAEGRIAVLEDSTPLAASANPSPLSIGWGIDEYFAVLAAPLG encoded by the coding sequence GTGCCCCGCATCCGCCTCGCCCTCGCCGCCCTCGCCGTCTCCGCCGTGGCGCTCTCCGGCTGTGCCGCCGGCGCGTCGACCCCCGGCTCGCAGCCGCCCGCGGAGACCACCGCCGACGGCGCCTTCCCCGTCACCGTGCAGCACGCACTCGGCGAGACGGTGATCCCCGAGCAGCCCGAGCGGGTGGCCACGGTGGCATGGGCCAACCACGAGGTGCCGCTCGCGCTCGGCATCGTGCCGGTGGGCATGAGCAAGGCGACGTGGGGCGACGACGACGGCGACGGCGTTCTCCCGTGGGTCGAGGAGCGCCTCGAGGAGCTGGATGCCGAGACGCCCGTGCTGTTCGACGAGACCGACGGCATCGACTTCGAGGCCGTCGCCGACACGCAGCCCGACGTGATCCTCGCCGCCTACTCCGGACTGAGTGAAGAGGACTACGAGACCCTTTCGAAGATCGCCCCGGTGGTGGCCTACCCCGACGTCAAATGGGCGACGTCGTACCAGGACATGATCCGGCTGAACTCGGCCGCACTCGGTCTCGCCGATGAGGGCGACCAGCTCATCGACGACCTGCAGGCTCAGGTCGACACCGCCCTCGCGGACCACCCCGCGCTCGCCGAGGCCTCGGTGCTCTTCTCCTACCTCGACCCGTCGAACCTCAGCTCGATCGGCTTCTACACCAGCCACGACACGCGCCCGGGCTTCCTCGAGGAGCTCGGCCTCCCCGCCCCCGCCATCGTCGCGGAGGAGTCCGCAGGCACCGACGGCTTCTACGTGACCGTCAGCTCCGAGCAGGCCGACCGCTTCGCCGACGTCGATGTCTTCGTCACGTACGGCGACCCGGAAGGAACCATCGTGCAGGACCTGCAGGCAGACCCGCTGCTGTCGCAGATCCCCGCGATCGCCGAGGGCCGCATCGCGGTGCTGGAGGACTCCACCCCGCTCGCCGCATCGGCCAACCCCTCCCCCCTGTCGATCGGCTGGGGCATCGACGAGTACTTCGCGGTGCTCGCCGCGCCGCTGGGCTGA
- a CDS encoding MFS transporter, with protein sequence MSDTRTAAGIWSAGYVWVTLGAVAMIFLAATQALAVTTVMPVVSADLDGEALYAAAFSATVATSVIGMVVAGAWCDRSSPLGPLTAAVVLFAAGLVVAGLAPSMEVLVAGRLLQGLGTGGQTVALYVVVARVFPGRLHGRVFAAFSAAWVIPSLVGPVLAGAVAEFLHWRWVFLGVAVLTLAAFALVSLRLRGTDLGTSQPDRTPVGTRLLWAVLVAGGALALTLAGSAGAWMPAVVVASIVVLVLTVRPLVPAGTLRAARGLPSVVLMRGLIAGALFGAEVYVPKLLIDEYGFSPVWAGLGLTAAALMWAFAAAVQGRWGDHLGNARITMIGTALLAVAIASGLATAVWGLHPALLIAVWSLAGGGMGLMYPRLTVLTLAYSTPQNQGFNSSALSISDAVGSAVVIATMGLVFTTFAATGAGFAAVFALGVAVALAGLVPGLRLGHAHEEARA encoded by the coding sequence ATGAGCGACACCCGGACGGCGGCGGGAATCTGGTCCGCAGGCTACGTGTGGGTGACCCTCGGCGCGGTCGCGATGATCTTCCTCGCCGCCACCCAGGCTCTGGCCGTGACGACGGTCATGCCGGTCGTCAGCGCCGACCTCGACGGTGAGGCGCTGTACGCGGCGGCCTTCTCGGCGACGGTCGCGACCAGCGTCATCGGGATGGTGGTCGCAGGCGCCTGGTGCGACCGTTCGAGCCCGCTGGGTCCGCTCACCGCGGCCGTCGTGCTGTTCGCCGCCGGCCTCGTCGTGGCGGGCCTCGCCCCGAGCATGGAGGTGCTCGTCGCGGGCCGGCTGCTGCAGGGGCTCGGCACCGGCGGTCAGACGGTGGCGCTGTACGTCGTGGTGGCGCGGGTCTTCCCCGGCCGGCTGCACGGCCGGGTGTTCGCGGCGTTCTCCGCCGCCTGGGTGATCCCCTCGCTCGTCGGTCCGGTGCTCGCGGGGGCCGTGGCGGAGTTCCTCCACTGGCGATGGGTGTTCCTCGGCGTCGCCGTCCTCACCCTCGCCGCCTTCGCGCTGGTGTCGCTGCGCCTCAGGGGTACCGACCTGGGCACATCACAGCCGGACCGTACGCCTGTGGGCACGCGGCTGCTGTGGGCGGTGCTCGTCGCGGGAGGGGCTCTGGCGCTGACCCTCGCCGGCAGCGCGGGCGCGTGGATGCCGGCGGTCGTCGTGGCATCCATCGTCGTGCTCGTGCTCACCGTGCGCCCGCTGGTGCCCGCGGGCACCCTGCGCGCGGCCCGCGGACTCCCCAGCGTCGTGCTGATGCGCGGCCTCATCGCCGGCGCCCTCTTCGGGGCGGAGGTGTACGTGCCCAAGCTGCTCATCGACGAGTACGGTTTCTCACCGGTGTGGGCAGGACTCGGTCTCACCGCCGCCGCCCTGATGTGGGCCTTCGCCGCAGCGGTGCAGGGGCGGTGGGGCGATCATCTCGGCAATGCGCGCATCACCATGATCGGCACCGCGCTGCTGGCCGTCGCGATCGCCTCGGGCCTCGCCACCGCGGTGTGGGGTCTGCATCCGGCCCTGCTCATCGCCGTCTGGTCGCTGGCGGGCGGCGGGATGGGGTTGATGTACCCGCGCCTGACCGTGCTGACGCTGGCATACTCGACGCCGCAGAACCAGGGCTTCAACTCTTCAGCGCTGTCGATCTCGGATGCCGTGGGCTCCGCCGTCGTGATCGCGACGATGGGGCTGGTGTTCACGACGTTCGCGGCGACCGGCGCGGGGTTCGCGGCGGTGTTCGCCCTCGGCGTCGCGGTCGCGCTGGCGGGCCTCGTGCCCGGTCTGCGGCTCGGCCACGCTCACGAGGAGGCGCGGGCCTGA
- a CDS encoding FecCD family ABC transporter permease: MSVAQIAVGRRRRQRRRALITGILALVVVAVYAASLMVGQTFYSPAEVWAVMLGQTVPGASFTVGELRLPRATLGLLAGLAFGMAGTTFQTMLRNPLASPDIIGITSGASAAAVFGIIVLSLNETAVSMLALAGALLTATAIYLLSHRGGFTGTRLILIGIGVAAMLDSAVTYVLSRAAAWDLQTAMQWLTGSLNGATWGTVAPLALACLVAVPAMLVQGRALGVLRLGDDSATALGVRVGPTRIVLIVGAVVLLAFATAAAGPIAFVAFMAGPIAARLVGPGASPLLPAALVGAALVLAADLIGQFAFDTRYPVGVVTGVLGAPYLVYLLIRTNRSGGSL, encoded by the coding sequence GTGAGCGTCGCTCAGATCGCCGTCGGCAGGCGCCGCAGGCAGCGGCGCCGTGCCCTGATCACCGGCATCCTCGCGCTCGTGGTGGTCGCCGTCTACGCCGCAAGCCTCATGGTCGGCCAGACGTTCTACTCGCCCGCCGAGGTGTGGGCCGTCATGCTCGGCCAGACCGTGCCGGGGGCGTCCTTCACGGTGGGCGAGCTGCGGCTGCCCCGCGCGACCCTCGGGCTGCTCGCGGGCCTCGCCTTCGGCATGGCGGGCACGACGTTCCAGACGATGCTGCGCAACCCGCTCGCCTCTCCCGACATCATCGGCATCACCTCGGGGGCCAGCGCCGCCGCCGTGTTCGGGATCATCGTGCTCTCCCTCAACGAGACCGCCGTGTCGATGCTGGCACTGGCGGGCGCGCTGCTGACGGCGACCGCCATCTACCTGCTGTCGCACCGCGGAGGCTTCACGGGGACCCGGCTGATCCTCATCGGGATCGGCGTCGCCGCGATGCTCGACAGCGCCGTCACCTACGTGCTCTCCCGTGCCGCCGCGTGGGACCTGCAGACGGCGATGCAGTGGCTCACCGGCAGCCTCAACGGCGCCACGTGGGGCACGGTCGCCCCTCTCGCCCTGGCGTGCCTCGTGGCCGTGCCCGCCATGCTCGTGCAGGGCCGCGCGCTCGGCGTGCTGCGCCTGGGCGACGACTCCGCGACGGCGCTCGGGGTGCGGGTCGGGCCCACGCGCATCGTGCTGATCGTCGGCGCGGTCGTGCTGCTGGCCTTCGCGACCGCCGCGGCCGGCCCCATCGCGTTCGTGGCCTTCATGGCCGGCCCCATCGCCGCGCGGCTCGTCGGGCCGGGTGCGTCGCCGCTGCTGCCGGCCGCACTCGTGGGCGCCGCCCTCGTGCTGGCCGCCGACCTCATCGGCCAGTTCGCGTTCGACACCCGCTACCCCGTCGGCGTCGTCACCGGCGTGCTCGGCGCTCCGTACCTCGTCTACCTGCTCATCAGGACCAACCGCTCGGGAGGGTCGCTGTGA